CTTTTCGATCGCCGAGTTTGACATCCTGTTCGATGAAGGAATTTCAAGGACCGGATCGGCTATCGACCTCGCTGTCGATTTTGGCATCGTCGAGAAAAAGGGTGCCTGGTTTGCCTACGGCGGCGAACGCTTGGGCCAAGGAAGGGAAGCTGCCCGCGAAGTTCTCAAGTCGACACCTAAGATGCTCGAAGAGATCGAGCAGCGTGTTCTCGACAAGCTGAAGAACAAGGGCATTGCAACAGCAGCAGCGCCGACTGATTCGGAAGAGGCTCCTCAGCCTGCCGCATCAACGCGCTCGAAGAAAGAGGCCGCTTCCGTTTAAACGGGAGATCGTGTTTTTTGAAAAAGGGCCGCAAGGCCCTTTTTTTTTTAATCTGAAGAGATCGAGCTCTCCATAATGTCTGCAAGAGTCAGAAGGGCTCTTGAATCGATGCCGAGATGCCGAAGGCTTTTTCGGAAGGCGTCCATCTCGCTTGCAAAGAGATCTTTGGTCTTCTGGATGCCAAGCTCCACGGCGATATTCAGTCCTCTCTCCCGTAAATCCCGCTCATAATCGTCCAAATCATCTAAAATCTGGAAACCCAGGCCGAAGTGGCTCGCTGTTTTTTTGATGTCCTCCAGCCGGTCCAAGTCTCCGCCGCCAAACAGCCATCCGAAGACGAAAGAGATTTCAAAGAGGGAGGTGGTTTTCATGTGGATGATTCGGCGGATTGTCGCTTCGCTGCGGTCGGGGGGCATCAGATCGTAGAGCTGTCCTCCCGTGGCGCCGAAGATGCCGGTATTAAAAGTGGAGTTTTCCAGGGCCAGTTGCAGGACGCTGTCTTGCTTTGAGGGCAAGGCAGCTGCGTTTTTTGCAATCAGGCCATACCCTTCGGCAATGAGGGCATAGCTGGCAAGAAGGGCTGTCGCCTCTCCGAACTTTTTGTGGGCTGAGGGGCGGTTTCTTCTTTCGTCGTCGTCGTCCATGCAGGGAAGGTCATCGGCGATCAGAGAGGCAGTGTGGAAAAACTCGATCGCGAGCGCCGAGGACATGGCGTCGAAAGAGGGTTTAAGCATCTCCTGCACCATCAGGACAAGCGCCGGCCTTAGTCTTTTGCCGGGAGTGGCCAAGACGTATGCACATGCATCTTTCAGAATGTTTTTAGGTCCCATGGCTTGAACGTGCTGTTCAATGGCGCTTTCGATGCGCTTTTGATAGGGAGCAAGAAGGGTGTCCAATTTCATCTTAGAGGGATCCGCGCTTTTGACGGACGCTTGTCTGTTTTCCATGAGAGGCTCTTTTGAGTCAGTTTGCTTACAAGAAAGTTTGTGAGGGGTAATGCTTTTGAACCGGTCGCCGCCTGAGGGCGGGAACAAGGTTTTATTATACCGAACAGTTCTCATCATACAACAAAGGAGAAAAGGGTGCGCTGATTTTTTTCCTCTCTCCCGGCAATCGTGGTTTTTAAAAGAGGGCGGTATAACTTTCTCATGGAGTGTATCTAATTGGCTATAATAGAATTTTGGGGTGTTATTATTTTTACAGGTGAGTATTTGTGCAAATGACAGGCGGTGTCTATTCCTTTAACAGGGTTTTTTTGGGGTGGCTTGAAGGTGTCAAAGAGGATGTTCAAAATCCGATCGCTCTGGTTATTTCCGAACTGGCCAAAAGCTGTTTTGCAAAGGGGATGAGCGAGCTGGATGTCAAGGCTCTCCCTCATGGTTTCAAGCAGCTCATCTTGACAGAAGCTAAGTTCATCTACCACGCAGCTTTTGTTGTGGCGACGAGCATCGGTTTGGAAGCGCTTGTCTTGGAATGGACAAAAAATGAAGAGGAAGGGGCGCGAAGAGCGCTTTTACGGGCGGCCATTCATATCGGATCCGAGCACTTAAGCAACGAATTGCTCTGCCGGTTTTTGAGTGAAGTCGACTGTTTTCCGGGGAGTGCCTTGTTCAAGGACGGCCTCGCTGAAGATTTGATACGGTGCCGTGGAGTGACGCTGGAGGATCTTTTCAGTATTCATCAAAACCCAAGGGAGCGTGCTCTCTTCCATCCTGTCCTGGATATTAATGGCGTTCGTCAGAGGCCGGTGGACTTTGAGACGGTGTATGTTCAATTGTTTCTTGCCGACCACGACTTACCGATGGCCATGATCCAATTTGATATGGGCAAAGATCCAAGAAGCGGTGAGCTCTCTTCAAAGGGCCTGCAGGAGCAGATCCTTAAGAAGATTGCCGAGGCAATGGAGCGCGACGAGGGGGTAGTGTGCTTCACCAAAAAAGAGGAGTGCTGGACGAAGAAGCCGGACACGTGGACTTGGAAGTATCGGGCTATACTGCCGCTTGAGCTCGTGGTGTCGAGAGAACTGATCAAAGTGGTGGATTCGACTAAAAGAGTCCTGCGGGGCAAAGAGATATTCGGCCTTCAGATTAAAAGCCTTCCTTTCAAACCC
This genomic stretch from Estrella lausannensis harbors:
- a CDS encoding polyprenyl synthetase family protein; this encodes MENRQASVKSADPSKMKLDTLLAPYQKRIESAIEQHVQAMGPKNILKDACAYVLATPGKRLRPALVLMVQEMLKPSFDAMSSALAIEFFHTASLIADDLPCMDDDDERRNRPSAHKKFGEATALLASYALIAEGYGLIAKNAAALPSKQDSVLQLALENSTFNTGIFGATGGQLYDLMPPDRSEATIRRIIHMKTTSLFEISFVFGWLFGGGDLDRLEDIKKTASHFGLGFQILDDLDDYERDLRERGLNIAVELGIQKTKDLFASEMDAFRKSLRHLGIDSRALLTLADIMESSISSD